From a single Scomber japonicus isolate fScoJap1 chromosome 12, fScoJap1.pri, whole genome shotgun sequence genomic region:
- the LOC128368892 gene encoding cytochrome b-c1 complex subunit 10, whose product MIGKMIGQKYMSMAKTWVPTLAVWGTVGGVALVHFTDWRLVLDYVPYISGKFKKNE is encoded by the exons ATGATCGGTAAAATGATCGGCCAGAAGTATATGTCCATGGCCAAGACATG GGTCCCAACACTGGCTGTCTGGGGCACAGTCGGAGGTGTAGCTCTGGTCCACTTCACAGACTGGCGATTGGTTTTGGATTACGTTCCCTACATCAGCGGCAAATTCAAGAAGAACGAATAG